From Candidatus Nitrospira nitrificans, a single genomic window includes:
- a CDS encoding NAD(P)-dependent oxidoreductase: MKITIIGASAGIGLQCTRLALAKGHEITTLSRRIVPLPDRPKLKMVQGSATKLNDVRTAVQGAEAVLVTLGVKSPFATTLFSDSARLLLQVLQETNASPTLLVLTGFGAGDSSGYNSLPMRLLFTLLLKNVYADKSEQERLIAGGYSRWEIVRPGRLTNGAMTGHYRILDSLVDGMKVGAVSRSDVAHFMLAQAEHPTYLGKYPALTY; this comes from the coding sequence ATGAAGATCACCATCATCGGAGCATCAGCCGGAATAGGACTCCAGTGCACGCGTCTCGCCCTTGCAAAAGGGCATGAGATCACCACCTTGTCGCGCCGAATCGTTCCGCTTCCGGATCGCCCAAAATTAAAAATGGTGCAGGGGAGTGCGACAAAACTCAACGATGTGAGGACTGCCGTGCAAGGGGCTGAAGCCGTCCTCGTGACGCTCGGCGTGAAAAGCCCCTTTGCCACCACGTTGTTTTCCGACTCCGCGCGCCTTCTATTACAAGTGCTTCAGGAGACGAATGCTTCCCCCACGCTCCTTGTGCTGACCGGTTTTGGCGCAGGCGACAGCTCGGGGTACAATTCGCTCCCCATGAGACTCCTATTCACGCTGCTTCTCAAGAACGTCTATGCAGACAAAAGTGAGCAGGAGCGCCTGATTGCCGGCGGGTATTCTCGTTGGGAGATCGTGCGCCCGGGCCGCTTGACCAACGGCGCGATGACCGGCCACTATCGAATTCTGGATAGCCTTGTGGACGGAATGAAGGTGGGCGCTGTTTCTCGCTCTGATGTGGCGCATTTCATGCTGGCGCAGGCAGAGCACCCGACCTATCTTGGCAAATATCCGGCGCTCACCTATTGA
- a CDS encoding PIN domain-containing protein has product MASFFVDTNVFLRFLTNDDPAKAKRAETLFRDALRGKVKLATSLLVIAEIVWTLESFYKLEKSDIAAKVEKILNTPNLFCPETPLLFMALDLYVHANIDFVDAYNAFHMKEQGLTEILTYDRKHFARIPWVQIGEL; this is encoded by the coding sequence ATGGCTAGTTTCTTTGTCGATACCAATGTGTTTCTCCGTTTTCTGACCAACGACGACCCAGCCAAAGCCAAACGAGCGGAAACCCTCTTTCGCGATGCCTTGCGCGGTAAAGTCAAATTGGCGACCAGCCTGCTGGTCATTGCCGAGATTGTCTGGACCCTAGAATCCTTTTACAAATTGGAAAAGTCGGATATCGCTGCAAAGGTCGAGAAGATTCTGAATACGCCCAATCTGTTCTGCCCGGAAACCCCACTGCTCTTCATGGCCCTAGATCTCTATGTCCACGCAAATATCGATTTTGTGGATGCGTACAACGCTTTCCATATGAAAGAGCAAGGACTCACAGAGATTCTCACCTACGACCGCAAGCACTTCGCCCGTATTCCGTGGGTCCAGATCGGGGAGTTGTAA
- a CDS encoding AbrB/MazE/SpoVT family DNA-binding domain-containing protein, giving the protein MLESTITRKGQVTIPKAIRDRLGVKEGEKVLFVMRGEEVILKVVKGTILDLRGSVQALEHPEDFEKIRQSVRQAIAKKVVGHG; this is encoded by the coding sequence ATGCTGGAATCTACGATAACCCGGAAAGGACAGGTCACAATTCCCAAGGCGATTCGTGACCGGTTGGGCGTGAAAGAAGGGGAGAAAGTCCTCTTTGTGATGCGAGGGGAGGAAGTGATCTTGAAGGTCGTCAAAGGAACCATTCTTGATCTCAGGGGCTCGGTCCAGGCATTAGAGCACCCGGAAGATTTTGAGAAGATTCGTCAGTCTGTCAGACAGGCCATAGCCAAGAAGGTGGTTGGGCATGGCTAG
- a CDS encoding GlxA family transcriptional regulator, whose translation MRIYVLALNEVFDTGLTTLLDTFGTANDLAESAGTTSTRFNVTVVGVRSHIHTSHGLLVPIRSATRLASPDIALVPALGAKMPDTLRLALERRDVKDAQALIRRWSGSGTLVGAACTGTFVLAGTSLLNGQQGTTSWWLAPFFRERYPHVLLDDSRMLVSSSRFVTAGAALAHLDLALWLVRRKSPALAALTARYLVVEPRPSQAAFAIPDHLAHSDPLVERFERWARRQLDQGFSLSEAARAAVTSERTLARRLQSVLGKSPLAYVQDLRVERAVHLLQTSSASVDQIAAQVGYADGVTLRTLIRRKIGRGVRELRART comes from the coding sequence ATGCGAATTTATGTTCTCGCTTTGAATGAAGTCTTCGACACCGGCTTAACTACTCTTCTCGACACCTTCGGCACGGCGAACGACCTAGCGGAATCCGCTGGAACAACTTCGACACGATTCAACGTGACGGTCGTGGGTGTCCGTTCCCACATACACACCAGTCACGGGTTGTTGGTGCCTATACGGTCGGCGACACGACTTGCGAGCCCGGACATCGCCCTCGTGCCAGCGCTCGGGGCAAAGATGCCTGATACTCTGCGACTTGCGCTTGAACGGCGAGACGTGAAGGACGCACAAGCGCTCATTCGTCGCTGGTCTGGCAGCGGCACGCTCGTGGGCGCGGCATGCACGGGCACGTTTGTCCTTGCTGGCACGTCTCTGCTCAATGGCCAGCAAGGGACGACATCATGGTGGCTCGCCCCGTTCTTTCGTGAACGGTACCCGCATGTCCTGCTAGATGACTCGCGGATGCTCGTGAGTTCATCCCGCTTCGTCACCGCCGGCGCTGCGCTAGCCCACCTTGATCTGGCGTTGTGGCTGGTGCGTCGCAAGAGCCCGGCGCTGGCGGCTCTAACGGCCCGCTACCTGGTGGTTGAGCCAAGGCCATCGCAGGCGGCATTCGCGATTCCTGACCACCTTGCGCACTCGGACCCACTCGTCGAACGGTTCGAGCGGTGGGCACGGCGCCAGCTGGATCAAGGCTTTTCACTCAGCGAAGCGGCTCGTGCAGCGGTGACAAGCGAACGGACCTTGGCGCGTCGCCTGCAATCCGTTCTGGGTAAGTCTCCGCTCGCCTATGTTCAGGATCTTCGCGTCGAGCGCGCGGTACACCTGCTACAGACAAGCAGCGCCAGTGTTGACCAGATTGCCGCCCAGGTCGGGTACGCAGACGGGGTGACGTTGCGCACACTCATTCGGCGTAAGATCGGCCGCGGCGTACGCGAGCTGCGCGCACGCACCTGA
- a CDS encoding putative quinol monooxygenase codes for MVRVALFVRLQAKPGKEADVVRFLESGLALANQETTTPIWFALRLGPATFGIFDAFADEAGRKAHLAGQIAAALMAKAPELLAEAPQIEQVDVLAAKVLH; via the coding sequence ATGGTACGAGTTGCTCTGTTCGTGCGATTGCAAGCCAAGCCGGGAAAAGAAGCGGATGTCGTCCGCTTTCTCGAAAGCGGACTCGCCCTGGCGAATCAGGAAACCACAACGCCGATCTGGTTCGCACTACGATTGGGGCCGGCGACGTTTGGTATCTTCGATGCCTTTGCCGATGAAGCAGGCCGCAAGGCGCATTTGGCTGGCCAGATTGCGGCAGCCCTGATGGCAAAGGCACCTGAGTTGCTGGCCGAAGCGCCACAGATCGAGCAGGTCGACGTGCTCGCCGCCAAGGTCTTGCACTAA
- a CDS encoding rolling circle replication-associated protein: protein MRGQRNVEPRATVDAPAGDCQRRTAAGPPAAPKLVRKTFLVDHTESNLAPSATPGAVWSVKIHDFGKQWVEAWGKVDPCPGKRGFKGESAYKEQNEKRAQARAKGEIRRKCLSIGADHLVTLTHRDNVEDRERVLTDLERLHRMLSRAGYPMPYVAVLECQQCGAIHPHLAVRGFQDIRLLRRCWYKIVGKIQGQVNGATA from the coding sequence GTGAGAGGACAGAGGAACGTCGAGCCTCGAGCGACGGTCGATGCGCCTGCTGGCGACTGCCAGCGGCGCACGGCCGCCGGTCCGCCGGCGGCTCCTAAACTTGTTAGAAAGACATTTCTCGTCGATCACACGGAATCCAACTTAGCCCCATCAGCCACTCCCGGCGCTGTGTGGTCAGTCAAGATTCACGATTTTGGAAAGCAGTGGGTCGAGGCATGGGGAAAAGTCGATCCGTGTCCGGGTAAACGAGGGTTCAAAGGAGAATCAGCTTATAAAGAACAGAATGAAAAGCGGGCACAAGCACGGGCAAAAGGAGAGATCAGACGGAAATGCCTGTCGATCGGGGCGGACCATCTGGTCACTCTCACCCATCGCGACAATGTGGAAGATCGAGAACGAGTGTTGACCGATTTGGAACGGTTGCATCGTATGCTGTCCCGTGCGGGTTATCCAATGCCCTACGTGGCAGTGTTGGAATGCCAGCAGTGCGGCGCGATTCATCCGCATCTCGCTGTCAGAGGATTTCAGGATATTCGTCTCCTGCGCCGGTGTTGGTACAAGATCGTGGGAAAAATACAAGGGCAGGTGAATGGGGCCACGGCCTGA
- a CDS encoding sigma-54-dependent transcriptional regulator, with the protein MMEQENILVVDDDEGLLHLLKMRLSAMGFAVTPCTTGQDAVGEAKKTMFNLAITDLRLRGEDGLDVTEELLRSHPGLPVIILTAHGSIPNAVEAMQRGAFGYLTKPFDDKELKATIEKALAQQRMSREIQRLKSLVKELYGLENVVARSPAMQRLFQQIAQVAESDATILLFGETGTGKEVMARVVHTNSRRGKGPFVALNCAAIPEALFESELFGHVKGAFTSAHGAKRGLFQMANGGTLFLDEIGDMPLSMQVKLLRAVQEREIREVGAETSVKVDVRIIAATNRDLGEAVKNGTFRNDLYYRISVVPLFIPPLRDRRDDIPLLAQHFLKLSVKRANKEVKGFTPAALHRLMVNPWPGNVRELENVVEKAVVMSRQDMLTPDLLPAVSVSAESPLKPLTEAKEEFERTYLKNVLQLTSGNISRAAQFAGRYRADFYKMLRKYGLHPSTTKGKADSEIDELEPETNLTEVER; encoded by the coding sequence ATGATGGAGCAAGAAAACATTCTCGTAGTCGACGACGATGAGGGGCTGTTGCATTTATTGAAGATGCGGTTGTCCGCGATGGGGTTCGCCGTCACGCCCTGTACGACGGGGCAGGATGCCGTCGGCGAGGCGAAGAAAACGATGTTCAACTTGGCCATTACCGATCTGCGCCTTCGCGGCGAGGATGGGTTGGATGTGACCGAAGAACTCCTCAGAAGTCATCCGGGACTTCCGGTCATCATCCTGACGGCCCATGGGAGCATTCCCAATGCCGTGGAGGCGATGCAGCGGGGGGCGTTCGGGTATCTGACGAAGCCGTTCGACGATAAGGAGCTGAAAGCCACGATCGAGAAGGCGCTTGCGCAACAGCGGATGAGCCGGGAAATTCAGCGGCTCAAGTCGCTGGTCAAGGAACTGTACGGGCTCGAAAATGTCGTGGCGCGGAGCCCGGCGATGCAGCGGCTCTTCCAGCAAATCGCCCAGGTGGCCGAGTCGGATGCGACCATTTTGCTGTTCGGTGAAACCGGAACAGGCAAAGAAGTGATGGCTCGCGTCGTCCATACGAACAGCCGGCGCGGAAAAGGTCCCTTCGTGGCGCTCAACTGCGCCGCCATACCCGAAGCGTTGTTCGAGAGCGAGTTGTTCGGACACGTGAAGGGCGCGTTCACGAGCGCCCATGGGGCGAAGCGCGGGTTATTTCAAATGGCCAACGGCGGCACGTTGTTTCTCGACGAGATCGGCGACATGCCGCTGTCCATGCAGGTCAAATTATTGCGCGCCGTACAAGAGCGGGAGATTCGAGAGGTGGGGGCGGAGACCTCGGTCAAAGTGGATGTTCGCATCATTGCGGCGACGAATAGGGACCTCGGCGAGGCGGTGAAAAACGGGACGTTCCGCAACGATCTGTACTATCGCATCTCAGTGGTTCCGCTGTTCATCCCACCGTTGCGGGATCGCCGGGATGACATTCCGTTGTTGGCTCAACATTTTCTCAAGCTCAGCGTGAAGCGGGCCAATAAGGAGGTGAAGGGATTCACGCCGGCGGCGCTTCATCGGTTGATGGTCAATCCCTGGCCGGGCAACGTGCGTGAGTTGGAAAATGTGGTCGAGAAGGCCGTGGTGATGTCGCGGCAAGATATGCTCACGCCGGATTTATTGCCGGCTGTCAGCGTGTCGGCCGAGTCGCCGCTCAAGCCGCTGACGGAGGCCAAAGAGGAATTCGAGCGGACCTATTTGAAGAACGTCCTCCAATTGACGAGTGGAAATATCTCGCGCGCCGCGCAGTTTGCCGGCCGGTACCGAGCCGACTTCTACAAGATGCTGAGAAAGTACGGCCTTCATCCGTCGACGACGAAGGGAAAGGCGGATTCTGAGATTGACGAGCTGGAACCCGAAACAAATTTGACGGAGGTGGAACGATAG
- a CDS encoding sensor histidine kinase: MTSLIIITVMGGVNIYALFQLRQLTSMSTQMASYHYPAAESAKRLLGSLYAQLNSEKKYLATRDRTFLTNLNEEVDEFQRSLQLLRGQESSSQGLTLLQKTDDLLRERLKLFQDEFQIVKGKARQAAPDYEHRRDGMMDRMSASIQSYIDLHEARVSVGVTESRASAAQAEAVTEQLVLVALVFGVGLAGIASYTILRPLRQLQGHIKQIGQGNFGASLQIKAPAELRELVDTVNWMGRKLQEIDDMKTEFLAHVSHELRTPMASIQEGTHLLLDEIPGPLVQEQRTTLRIMADSSRRLIHLISTILDLSKMEAGMMEYRIVPVDFQRIGEVSINKVRLLADSKHVQLVLENIGNRSWVKADASRLEQVLDNLLSNALKFSPEGGVVKVQVKPDLQAGVLEVTVSDTGPGIAPEDLPHIFERFYQGRTKGKHTAGSGLGLALVKKVVEAHGGRIWIESEKDKGATVRFILRLAKPEKVGHA; the protein is encoded by the coding sequence ATGACCTCCCTCATCATTATTACGGTCATGGGAGGAGTCAATATCTACGCGCTCTTTCAGCTTCGGCAGTTGACGTCGATGAGTACCCAGATGGCGTCCTACCATTATCCGGCCGCTGAATCCGCGAAACGACTGTTGGGGTCGCTCTATGCTCAACTGAACAGCGAAAAGAAATACCTTGCGACGAGAGATCGCACCTTTCTGACGAATCTGAATGAAGAGGTGGATGAGTTTCAGCGCAGTCTTCAGCTGCTGCGGGGGCAGGAAAGCTCGTCCCAGGGGTTGACGCTGCTCCAAAAGACGGATGATTTACTCAGGGAGCGGCTGAAGCTTTTCCAGGATGAATTTCAGATCGTCAAGGGAAAGGCCCGTCAGGCTGCTCCGGACTATGAACACCGGCGCGATGGCATGATGGACCGGATGTCCGCCTCGATTCAGAGCTACATCGATCTGCACGAGGCGCGAGTGAGTGTCGGGGTAACGGAATCTCGAGCCAGCGCGGCCCAAGCAGAGGCTGTCACGGAGCAACTGGTCCTGGTGGCGTTGGTGTTCGGGGTGGGGCTTGCCGGCATCGCCAGCTATACGATTTTGCGTCCCCTTCGGCAGCTGCAAGGGCATATCAAACAGATCGGGCAAGGAAATTTTGGGGCCTCCCTCCAGATCAAGGCTCCCGCGGAGTTGCGGGAGTTAGTCGACACCGTCAATTGGATGGGCAGGAAGTTGCAGGAAATAGACGATATGAAAACGGAGTTTTTGGCGCACGTCTCTCACGAATTGCGCACCCCGATGGCTTCGATTCAAGAAGGCACGCACCTCCTGCTGGATGAGATTCCCGGTCCGCTCGTTCAGGAGCAACGCACCACCCTTCGGATTATGGCCGACAGCAGCCGGCGGCTGATCCATCTGATCTCCACGATTCTGGATCTCTCGAAAATGGAGGCGGGGATGATGGAATACCGTATCGTCCCGGTGGATTTCCAGCGAATCGGGGAAGTCTCCATCAACAAGGTTCGTTTGTTGGCGGATTCCAAGCATGTGCAGCTGGTGCTGGAGAACATCGGGAATCGTTCGTGGGTCAAGGCGGATGCGTCTCGTCTCGAACAGGTGCTCGACAACTTGCTGTCAAACGCTTTGAAATTCAGCCCTGAGGGCGGGGTCGTGAAGGTGCAGGTGAAACCCGATCTCCAAGCCGGAGTGCTTGAGGTGACTGTTTCGGATACGGGACCCGGGATCGCTCCGGAGGATCTCCCACATATTTTTGAACGGTTTTATCAAGGTCGCACGAAAGGGAAGCATACGGCAGGCAGTGGATTGGGCTTGGCCTTGGTGAAGAAAGTCGTTGAGGCTCACGGCGGGAGAATTTGGATCGAAAGTGAGAAAGATAAGGGGGCGACTGTACGGTTTATCCTACGGTTGGCAAAACCGGAAAAGGTAGGGCATGCGTGA
- the clpB gene encoding ATP-dependent chaperone ClpB → MDMNRMTIKLQEALQSASGHAQRRSHQGIDIEHVLLALLDQEGGTAPALLESAGLALSAVRQAVEQALAKLPQVQGAGASPGQMHVAARLNQVLTHAVDEQKSLKDDFLSVEHVLLAMVQEDGVLKKLGLTRDRLLSGLQQVRGNQRVTSQDPESTYQSLVKYGRDLTQLAGQGKLDPVIGRDDEIRRVIQILSRRTKNNPVLIGEPGVGKTAIVEGLALRIVKGDVPESLKHKKLFALDMGSLVAGAKFRGEFEERLKAVLKEIQSSQGQILLFIDELHTVVGAGAAEGAMDAANLLKPMLARGELHLIGATTLDEYRKHIEKDAALERRFQTVLVDQPSVENTISILRGLKERYEVHHGVRIKDGALVAAAKLSHRYISDRFLPDKAIDLVDEAAARLRTEIDSLPAELDEVSRKVLQLEIEREALRKEKDPASAARLTALETELSEKQRDSQALKTRWESEKASVSRLRKTREAIEDIKLKIEQAERAYDLNRVAELRYGELPRLERELVLEQQHLGKKQDQTRLLKEEVDEDEIAAVVSRWTGVPVSRLLEGETDKLLKLEELLHQRVVGQEEGVRAVADAVLRARSGIKDPNRPIGSFLFLGPTGVGKTELARALATILFDDEGNLVRIDMSEYMEKHTVARLIGAPPGYIGYEEGGQLTEAVRRRPFSVILFDEIEKAHHDVFNILLQVLDDGRLTDSQGRTVDFKNTVLIMTSNIGSPQILEAQQRGASYEHMRTVVMDELRQQFRPEFLNRVDELVVFHPLGTEHLIRIVEIQLERLRERLAERRITLTISPSALRHLGERGYDPVYGARPLKRLIQQELETPIAKLLVKGELRDGDTASVDVENGGLVVAPTVASRVNP, encoded by the coding sequence ATGGACATGAATCGGATGACCATCAAGCTGCAGGAGGCCTTACAGTCCGCCTCGGGGCATGCGCAACGTCGGAGCCATCAGGGTATCGACATAGAACATGTGCTGTTGGCGCTGCTCGATCAGGAAGGCGGAACGGCGCCGGCGCTGCTCGAAAGCGCCGGTCTCGCCCTGTCCGCCGTTCGGCAAGCGGTCGAACAAGCCTTAGCCAAACTGCCGCAGGTACAAGGCGCCGGCGCCTCGCCCGGTCAAATGCATGTGGCCGCCCGCCTCAATCAGGTCCTGACCCATGCGGTGGACGAACAGAAATCGCTCAAGGATGACTTTCTCAGCGTCGAGCATGTGCTCTTGGCCATGGTCCAGGAAGACGGGGTGCTCAAGAAACTGGGACTCACTCGAGACCGCCTCTTGTCCGGATTGCAGCAGGTGCGCGGCAATCAGCGTGTCACCAGTCAGGATCCGGAAAGCACCTACCAGTCGCTGGTGAAATACGGGCGTGACCTGACTCAATTGGCCGGACAAGGCAAGCTTGATCCCGTCATCGGGCGAGACGATGAAATCCGGCGAGTGATTCAAATTCTCTCCCGCCGCACGAAGAACAACCCCGTGCTCATCGGAGAACCGGGAGTCGGGAAAACCGCGATCGTGGAAGGGCTGGCGCTTCGTATCGTCAAGGGGGATGTCCCCGAAAGTCTCAAACACAAGAAGCTCTTCGCGTTGGACATGGGATCGCTCGTCGCCGGGGCGAAGTTTCGCGGAGAATTCGAAGAACGGCTCAAGGCCGTGCTCAAGGAGATTCAATCCTCCCAAGGTCAAATTCTCCTGTTCATCGACGAATTGCATACGGTCGTCGGGGCCGGAGCGGCCGAAGGAGCGATGGATGCGGCCAATCTGCTGAAGCCGATGCTGGCGCGGGGTGAGTTGCACCTGATCGGCGCCACCACGCTCGACGAGTACCGCAAACACATCGAAAAAGATGCCGCGTTGGAACGTCGTTTTCAGACGGTCCTGGTCGACCAGCCGTCCGTGGAGAACACCATTTCCATTCTGCGCGGCCTCAAAGAGCGATACGAGGTCCACCATGGCGTGCGGATCAAGGACGGCGCGCTCGTGGCGGCGGCGAAATTGTCGCATCGATACATTTCGGACCGCTTTCTACCGGATAAAGCCATCGACCTGGTCGATGAAGCGGCCGCGCGGCTCAGGACCGAGATCGACAGCCTTCCGGCCGAACTGGACGAAGTCTCGCGCAAGGTGCTCCAGCTGGAGATCGAGCGGGAAGCGTTGAGAAAAGAAAAAGATCCGGCGAGCGCCGCCCGATTGACCGCCCTCGAAACGGAGCTGAGCGAAAAGCAACGCGACTCCCAGGCCCTGAAGACCAGATGGGAGTCTGAAAAGGCCTCCGTCTCCCGGCTCCGTAAAACACGTGAGGCGATCGAGGACATCAAGCTCAAGATCGAACAGGCTGAGCGGGCCTACGACCTCAATCGCGTGGCGGAACTTCGGTATGGAGAACTGCCTCGGCTGGAACGAGAACTGGTCCTGGAACAACAGCACTTGGGAAAGAAGCAGGACCAAACGAGGCTGCTGAAGGAAGAGGTCGATGAAGACGAGATTGCCGCCGTGGTCAGCCGTTGGACCGGCGTTCCGGTCTCTCGCTTACTTGAAGGGGAAACCGACAAACTGTTGAAGCTCGAGGAATTGCTCCATCAGCGCGTCGTGGGACAAGAGGAAGGGGTTCGCGCCGTCGCGGACGCCGTCCTCCGGGCGCGATCGGGTATCAAAGACCCGAATCGACCGATCGGCTCCTTTCTATTCCTCGGACCCACCGGTGTCGGGAAAACCGAATTGGCCCGCGCGCTGGCCACGATTCTGTTCGACGACGAAGGCAATCTGGTCAGGATCGACATGTCCGAGTACATGGAAAAGCACACAGTCGCCCGCCTCATCGGCGCGCCTCCCGGCTATATCGGGTACGAAGAAGGCGGTCAACTCACCGAAGCCGTTCGGCGACGTCCATTCTCGGTGATCCTGTTCGATGAAATCGAGAAGGCCCATCACGATGTCTTCAACATCTTGCTGCAAGTGCTGGACGATGGACGACTGACCGATTCACAAGGCCGCACGGTCGATTTCAAGAACACCGTGTTGATCATGACCTCCAACATCGGCAGCCCGCAGATTCTCGAGGCGCAGCAACGAGGCGCATCCTATGAGCACATGCGAACGGTCGTGATGGATGAGCTGCGGCAACAGTTTCGCCCGGAGTTCTTGAACCGGGTGGATGAACTCGTGGTCTTCCATCCGCTCGGCACCGAACACTTGATCCGAATCGTGGAAATTCAGCTGGAACGCCTCCGCGAGCGATTGGCCGAGCGGCGGATCACCCTGACAATCAGCCCATCCGCGCTCAGGCACCTGGGCGAGCGCGGCTATGATCCGGTCTACGGAGCCCGGCCGCTCAAGCGCCTCATTCAGCAGGAATTAGAAACGCCGATCGCGAAGCTGCTGGTCAAAGGCGAACTACGGGACGGGGATACGGCGTCGGTCGATGTCGAAAACGGAGGGCTTGTCGTGGCGCCGACCGTGGCATCACGAGTCAATCCGTAA